The Bombus huntii isolate Logan2020A chromosome 1, iyBomHunt1.1, whole genome shotgun sequence genome contains a region encoding:
- the LOC126869578 gene encoding casein kinase I-like isoform X6, which translates to MELRVGNKYRLGRKIGSGSFGDIYLGTNISTGEEVAIKLECIKTRHPQLHIESKFYRMMQGGVGIPTIKWCGSEGDYNVMVMELLGPSLEDLFNFCSRSFSLKTVLLLADQLICRTDYIHSRNFIHRDIKPDNFLMGLGKKGNLVYIIDFGLAKKYRDGRTHKHIPYRENKNLTGTARYASINTHLGIEQSRRDDLESLGYVLMYFNRGSLPWQGLKAATKRQKYERISEKKMSTPVEELCKGYPVEFASYLRYCRGLRFEERPDYSYLRQLFRTLFHGQGFTYDYVFDWNMLKFGNVRQQTLSSTQQTPMQSQHTNVALPSGTNNDQEHRSRPYTRQCLANISVGTVGPTVGGTTTNLRSMRQKREAIDALRDQDNQESDLQA; encoded by the exons ATGGAGCTACGCGTTGGAAATAAGTACCGGCTCGGACGGAAAATCGGGAGCGGCTCCTTCGGCGACATTTATCTAG GTACCAATATTTCCACCGGCGAGGAAGTCGCCATCAAGCTAGAATGTATAAAAACGCGGCATCCGCAGTTACACATAGAATCCAAGTTCTACAGAATGATGCAAGGTGGTG TTGGTATACCAACTATAAAATGGTGTGGCTCAGAAGGTGACTACAATGTAATGGTAATGGAGCTACTTGGTCCATCACTGGAGGATCTCTTTAATTTTTGTTCAAGAAGTTTTTCTTTGAAAACGGTCTTGCTTCTCGCCGATCAATTG ATATGTAGAACGGATTACATTCATAGTCGCAATTTTATCCACCGGGACATCAAACCAGATAATTTTTTGATGGGCTTGGGAAAGAAGGGAAATCTCGTGTATATTATAGATTTCGGATTGGCTAAGAAATACCGCGATGGCCGTACTCACAAACACATACCCTATCGAGAAAACAAGAATTTAACAGGAACAGCCAG ATATGCGAGTATTAATACACATCTGGGAATTGAACAATCACGACGAGACGACCTTGAATCCTTAGGGTATGTTCTTATGTACTTCAATAGGGGTAGCTTGCCCTGGCAAGGTTTGAAAGCGGCGACTAAAAGACAAAAGTATGAACGTATTTCTGAAAAGAAAATGTCTACGCCTGTCGAAGAATTATGCAAGGGTTATCCTg TAGAGTTTGCGTCATACCTAAGGTATTGTCGAGGACTACGATTTGAAGAAAGGCCTGACTACTCGTATCTTCGACAACTCTTCCGGACGCTGTTCCACGGTCAGGGCTTCACATACGATTACGTCTTCGATTGGAATATGCTGAAATTTGGTAACGTGAGGCAACAAACATTATCTTCGACGCAACAAACACCTATGCAGTCACAACACACGAACGTGGCGCTGCCTTCTGGGACCAATAACGATCAGGAACATCGATCTAG GCCCTATACACGGCAGTGTTTGGCAAACATATCAGTGGGAACGGTGGGCCCGACTGTGGGTGGAACAACCACGAATTTGAGAAGCATGCGGCAAAAACGCGAGGCGATAGACGCTCTTCGTGATCAGGACAATCAGGAGAGCGATCTTCAAG
- the LOC126869578 gene encoding casein kinase I-like isoform X4, which produces MELRVGNKYRLGRKIGSGSFGDIYLGTNISTGEEVAIKLECIKTRHPQLHIESKFYRMMQGGVGIPTIKWCGSEGDYNVMVMELLGPSLEDLFNFCSRSFSLKTVLLLADQLICRTDYIHSRNFIHRDIKPDNFLMGLGKKGNLVYIIDFGLAKKYRDGRTHKHIPYRENKNLTGTARYASINTHLGIEQSRRDDLESLGYVLMYFNRGSLPWQGLKAATKRQKYERISEKKMSTPVEELCKGYPVEFASYLRYCRGLRFEERPDYSYLRQLFRTLFHGQGFTYDYVFDWNMLKFGNVRQQTLSSTQQTPMQSQHTNVALPSGTNNDQEHRSRPYTRQCLANISVGTVGPTVGGTTTNLRSMRQKREAIDALRDQDNQESDLQASGAGGQERRVSMRLHRRDAAAGEMQPKTK; this is translated from the exons ATGGAGCTACGCGTTGGAAATAAGTACCGGCTCGGACGGAAAATCGGGAGCGGCTCCTTCGGCGACATTTATCTAG GTACCAATATTTCCACCGGCGAGGAAGTCGCCATCAAGCTAGAATGTATAAAAACGCGGCATCCGCAGTTACACATAGAATCCAAGTTCTACAGAATGATGCAAGGTGGTG TTGGTATACCAACTATAAAATGGTGTGGCTCAGAAGGTGACTACAATGTAATGGTAATGGAGCTACTTGGTCCATCACTGGAGGATCTCTTTAATTTTTGTTCAAGAAGTTTTTCTTTGAAAACGGTCTTGCTTCTCGCCGATCAATTG ATATGTAGAACGGATTACATTCATAGTCGCAATTTTATCCACCGGGACATCAAACCAGATAATTTTTTGATGGGCTTGGGAAAGAAGGGAAATCTCGTGTATATTATAGATTTCGGATTGGCTAAGAAATACCGCGATGGCCGTACTCACAAACACATACCCTATCGAGAAAACAAGAATTTAACAGGAACAGCCAG ATATGCGAGTATTAATACACATCTGGGAATTGAACAATCACGACGAGACGACCTTGAATCCTTAGGGTATGTTCTTATGTACTTCAATAGGGGTAGCTTGCCCTGGCAAGGTTTGAAAGCGGCGACTAAAAGACAAAAGTATGAACGTATTTCTGAAAAGAAAATGTCTACGCCTGTCGAAGAATTATGCAAGGGTTATCCTg TAGAGTTTGCGTCATACCTAAGGTATTGTCGAGGACTACGATTTGAAGAAAGGCCTGACTACTCGTATCTTCGACAACTCTTCCGGACGCTGTTCCACGGTCAGGGCTTCACATACGATTACGTCTTCGATTGGAATATGCTGAAATTTGGTAACGTGAGGCAACAAACATTATCTTCGACGCAACAAACACCTATGCAGTCACAACACACGAACGTGGCGCTGCCTTCTGGGACCAATAACGATCAGGAACATCGATCTAG GCCCTATACACGGCAGTGTTTGGCAAACATATCAGTGGGAACGGTGGGCCCGACTGTGGGTGGAACAACCACGAATTTGAGAAGCATGCGGCAAAAACGCGAGGCGATAGACGCTCTTCGTGATCAGGACAATCAGGAGAGCGATCTTCAAG
- the LOC126869578 gene encoding casein kinase I-like isoform X3 gives MELRVGNKYRLGRKIGSGSFGDIYLGTNISTGEEVAIKLECIKTRHPQLHIESKFYRMMQGGVGIPTIKWCGSEGDYNVMVMELLGPSLEDLFNFCSRSFSLKTVLLLADQLICRTDYIHSRNFIHRDIKPDNFLMGLGKKGNLVYIIDFGLAKKYRDGRTHKHIPYRENKNLTGTARYASINTHLGIEQSRRDDLESLGYVLMYFNRGSLPWQGLKAATKRQKYERISEKKMSTPVEELCKGYPVEFASYLRYCRGLRFEERPDYSYLRQLFRTLFHGQGFTYDYVFDWNMLKFGNVRQQTLSSTQQTPMQSQHTNVALPSGTNNDQEHRSRPYTRQCLANISVGTVGPTVGGTTTNLRSMRQKREAIDALRDQDNQESDLQASGAGGQERRVSMRLHRRDAAAGEMQPKTKLMKSTSG, from the exons ATGGAGCTACGCGTTGGAAATAAGTACCGGCTCGGACGGAAAATCGGGAGCGGCTCCTTCGGCGACATTTATCTAG GTACCAATATTTCCACCGGCGAGGAAGTCGCCATCAAGCTAGAATGTATAAAAACGCGGCATCCGCAGTTACACATAGAATCCAAGTTCTACAGAATGATGCAAGGTGGTG TTGGTATACCAACTATAAAATGGTGTGGCTCAGAAGGTGACTACAATGTAATGGTAATGGAGCTACTTGGTCCATCACTGGAGGATCTCTTTAATTTTTGTTCAAGAAGTTTTTCTTTGAAAACGGTCTTGCTTCTCGCCGATCAATTG ATATGTAGAACGGATTACATTCATAGTCGCAATTTTATCCACCGGGACATCAAACCAGATAATTTTTTGATGGGCTTGGGAAAGAAGGGAAATCTCGTGTATATTATAGATTTCGGATTGGCTAAGAAATACCGCGATGGCCGTACTCACAAACACATACCCTATCGAGAAAACAAGAATTTAACAGGAACAGCCAG ATATGCGAGTATTAATACACATCTGGGAATTGAACAATCACGACGAGACGACCTTGAATCCTTAGGGTATGTTCTTATGTACTTCAATAGGGGTAGCTTGCCCTGGCAAGGTTTGAAAGCGGCGACTAAAAGACAAAAGTATGAACGTATTTCTGAAAAGAAAATGTCTACGCCTGTCGAAGAATTATGCAAGGGTTATCCTg TAGAGTTTGCGTCATACCTAAGGTATTGTCGAGGACTACGATTTGAAGAAAGGCCTGACTACTCGTATCTTCGACAACTCTTCCGGACGCTGTTCCACGGTCAGGGCTTCACATACGATTACGTCTTCGATTGGAATATGCTGAAATTTGGTAACGTGAGGCAACAAACATTATCTTCGACGCAACAAACACCTATGCAGTCACAACACACGAACGTGGCGCTGCCTTCTGGGACCAATAACGATCAGGAACATCGATCTAG GCCCTATACACGGCAGTGTTTGGCAAACATATCAGTGGGAACGGTGGGCCCGACTGTGGGTGGAACAACCACGAATTTGAGAAGCATGCGGCAAAAACGCGAGGCGATAGACGCTCTTCGTGATCAGGACAATCAGGAGAGCGATCTTCAAG
- the LOC126869545 gene encoding uncharacterized protein LOC126869545: MRLVVEHPQLTGNETPRANPCQFSTFKSSPVRTAPEASLDIAGLSLGIREPTPNRVDLNCSTSRDYIANRLPDSSPSVSFRQPDKQTYFFQSYKAEKDINFEVMMFDRLTLDEKKIDHGGDVAASGGSLNCFGGVDKDKGGTDHDDRKQKGSTLGGRHHVSAHDARRDSGNVEFLEKEGEIFKISSSELLQEASAKKKRNFSFSNKEKTHRSLESLERSIDLSAKDSKSLDLLFEERSKAFFHGKQRSLDSSQKSKKSMDSSANKARKRPNFFQRVRRSWHFLLMQRRIKQRNKYERPLSGREKCEYFLCQQYKNEILESTSNLLLDRLQTELNLDISPKQDGTNKVELISNDQKDEKEVTVLLEDGGTVRVINEQNELPDENTNNKPSEDKDTEKPPLVTENDISRKLQEVVGSEKKEHIVDWVVTIANLDALSHATRSNETVGYDILHGTLGILKGILFDIFLCVCI; this comes from the coding sequence ATGCGGCTCGTAGTCGAACATCCGCAGCTCACTGGCAACGAAACACCACGCGCGAATCCATGTCAGTTCAGTACGTTTAAATCGTCGCCGGTTAGAACAGCGCCGGAAGCATCCCTGGACATTGCGGGTCTTAGTTTAGGAATCCGCGAACCAACCCCGAATCGTGTCGATTTAAATTGTAGCACGTCCCGTGACTATATAGCGAACAGATTACCCGATAGTAGTCCGAGCGTATCATTTCGTCAACCAGACAAACAGACTTATTTTTTTCAATCATATAAAGCTGAGAAAGACATAAATTTCGAAGTGATGATGTTCGATCGTCTTACGCTCGACGAGAAAAAGATTGACCACGGGGGTGATGTAGCAGCATCCGGGGGCTCGTTGAACTGTTTCGGTGGCGTAGATAAAGACAAAGGCGGCACTGATCACGATGATAGGAAGCAAAAGGGTTCCACACTTGGTGGCCGACATCATGTCTCGGCTCACGATGCTCGTCGAGATTCCGGAAACGTAGAATTTCTGGAGAAGGAAGGCGAGATATTCAAGATAAGCAGCAGCGAGTTGTTGCAAGAAGCATCCGccaagaagaaacgaaatttttctttcagtaacaaagaaaaaacgcACAGAAGCTTAGAGTCGTTGGAAAGGAGCATAGATTTGTCGGCGAAAGATTCGAAAAGTTTGGATCTGTTGTTCGAGGAACGTTCGAAAGCATTTTTTCACGGGAAACAAAGAAGTCTCGATTCTTCCCAGAAGTCAAAAAAGTCCATGGATTCGTCCGCCAACAAAGCACGAAAGCGGCCGAATTTCTTTCAACGTGTTCGAAGAAGCTGGCATTTTTTACTCATGCAGCGCAGAATCAAACAACGAAATAAATACGAACGACCACTGAGCGGTCGAGAAAAGTGCGAGTATTTTTTGTGCCAACAATATAAGAACGAGATTCTCGAGAGTACTTCAAATCTGCTGCTCGACCGCCTACAAACTGAATTGAATCTCGATATTTCGCCTAAGCAAGACGGTACGAACAAAGTCGAGCTGATTTCGAACGATCAGAAAGATGAGAAAGAGGTTACAGTTTTATTAGAGGATGGAGGTACGGTTCGTGTAATAAATGAGCAAAACGAATTGCCCGATGAAAATACCAATAACAAGCCATCGGAAGATAAAGACACAGAGAAACCCCCATTGGTCACCGAAAACGATATTTCACGAAAGTTGCAAGAAGTTGTTGGGTCTGAAAAGAAAGAGCATATCGTGGATTGGGTAGTCACTATAGCGAATTTAGATGCTTTGAGTCATGCTACCCGTTCGAACGAAACTGTGGGCTATGATATACTGCACGGTACACTTGGTATAttaaagggcattctttttgATATATTTCTCTGTGTATGCATCTAA